Proteins encoded in a region of the Neoarius graeffei isolate fNeoGra1 chromosome 3, fNeoGra1.pri, whole genome shotgun sequence genome:
- the rd3l gene encoding protein RD3-like, with translation MESQHHEHHPFKPSLAMPFLAWMNSSYQEGERGPNRAASMGPSRVLLQELLWQFEQREYLALEEERKRCSYGALGYCQPLTQDSLLALIPASECRLLERLCARIPPSHTAAVLFRFREILAHNYVVPWELVCIFKQVLRDFLRRQEEVGYRRSFSPAPPMLLPVSPPPADINTRDQKTTKSSSLEGQEKHREEIPTISSYVDRHLSSPCSYTVQRDCLPYCHSFHYD, from the exons ATGGAGTCACAGCATCATGAGCATCATCCTTTCAAACCAAG TCTTGCAATGCCATTCCTGGCCTGGATGAATTCCTCTTATCAGGAAGGTGAGCGTGGTCCAAACCGTGCAGCCTCCATGGGCCCCAGCCGGGTGTTACTCCAGGAGCTTCTCTGGCAATTCGAGCAGAGAGAGTATCTGGCTTTGGAGGAAGAGCGGAAACGCTGCTCCTATGGCGCTCTAGGATATTGCCAGCCTCTTACTCAGGACAGCTTGCTTGCCCTGATACCAGCATCTGAGTGCAGACTGTTAGAACGGCTCTGTGCCCGAATTCCACCATCACACACAGCCGCTGTGCTCTTCAG GTTCCGTGAGATTTTGGCTCACAATTATGTTGTTCCCTGGGAGCTCGTGTGCATCTTCAAACAGGTGCTGAGGGACTTCCTGAGAAGGCAGGAAGAGGTGGGCTACAGGAGGTCTTTCTCTCCAGCCCCGCCAATGCTACTTCCTGTTTCTCCTCCTCCTGCAGACATCAACACCCGTGACCAAAAGACTACAAAGTCATCTTCTCTGGAAGGACAAGAAAAGCATCGAGAAGAGATCCCAACCATATCCAGCTACGTGGATAGGCATTTAAGTAGTCCTTGTTCCTATACTGTCCAAAGAGACTGTCTCCCCTATTGCCACTCTTTTCACTATGACTAG